Proteins encoded by one window of Halomonas chromatireducens:
- a CDS encoding GNAT family N-acetyltransferase, producing MIRIRPFQPDDWPAMWEFMAPVLHAGTTYAVPRGIGESDAYRMWVELPRAVRVAEDAAGKVLGTYYLKPNQPGPGDHVCNCGYLVAEHARGQGIAGRMCQDSLGLARELGFTAMQYNLVVATNEVAIRQWQKHGFSIAGTLPCAFRHPEQGLVDAHIMYRLL from the coding sequence ATGATCCGCATCCGTCCCTTTCAGCCCGACGACTGGCCCGCCATGTGGGAATTCATGGCGCCGGTCCTGCATGCCGGCACCACCTATGCCGTGCCGCGAGGAATCGGTGAGTCCGACGCCTACCGTATGTGGGTGGAGCTACCCCGTGCGGTCAGGGTGGCCGAAGACGCTGCGGGCAAGGTACTCGGCACCTATTACCTCAAGCCGAACCAGCCCGGCCCCGGTGATCACGTCTGCAACTGCGGCTATCTGGTCGCCGAGCATGCCCGTGGCCAGGGCATCGCCGGCAGGATGTGCCAGGATTCCCTTGGCCTGGCCCGCGAGCTGGGTTTCACCGCCATGCAGTACAATCTCGTGGTGGCAACCAACGAGGTCGCCATCCGGCAGTGGCAGAAACACGGTTTCTCGATCGCCGGCACCCTTCCCTGTGCCTTTCGCCATCCCGAGCAGGGGCTGGTGGATGCACATATCATGTACCGTCTCCTGTGA
- the speB gene encoding agmatinase, whose product MSEYNQPLGGNEMPRFGGPATMMRLPAQPTAEGLDAAFIGIPLDIGTSNRPGTRLGPRQIRDESRMLRPYNMATRAAPFDSLQVADIGDVPINTFHLPKSVDIITDFYDQVLANGCIPLTLGGEHTITLPILRAIAKKHGPVGLIHIDAHADVNEHMFGEPIAHGTPFRRAQEEGLLAANRVVQIGLRGTGYSAEDFDWCRQQGFRVVTAEECWHKSLAPLMDEVREQMGDGPVYISFDIDGLDPSVAPGTGTVEMGGLTSAQGLEIVRGAAGLNIVGGDLVEVSPPYDPSGNTALMGATLLYEMLCVLPGVTRRG is encoded by the coding sequence ATGTCCGAGTACAATCAGCCCCTCGGCGGTAACGAGATGCCCCGCTTCGGCGGCCCCGCGACCATGATGCGGCTGCCCGCCCAGCCGACGGCAGAGGGTCTTGATGCCGCCTTCATCGGTATCCCCCTGGACATCGGCACCTCGAACCGACCGGGCACCCGGCTCGGCCCGCGCCAGATTCGCGACGAATCACGCATGCTGCGCCCCTACAACATGGCCACCCGGGCCGCGCCCTTCGACAGCCTGCAGGTCGCCGATATAGGTGATGTGCCGATCAACACCTTTCACCTGCCCAAGAGCGTCGACATCATTACCGACTTCTATGACCAGGTGCTGGCCAATGGCTGCATCCCGCTCACCCTGGGCGGGGAGCACACCATCACCCTGCCGATACTGCGCGCCATCGCCAAGAAGCATGGGCCCGTGGGATTGATTCATATCGATGCCCATGCCGACGTCAACGAGCACATGTTCGGCGAGCCCATCGCTCATGGGACGCCCTTTCGACGCGCCCAGGAAGAGGGCCTTCTGGCGGCAAACCGCGTGGTGCAGATCGGCCTGCGCGGCACCGGCTACTCCGCCGAGGATTTCGACTGGTGCCGCCAGCAGGGCTTTCGCGTCGTCACCGCAGAGGAGTGCTGGCACAAATCGCTGGCGCCGTTGATGGACGAAGTACGTGAGCAGATGGGCGATGGCCCCGTCTATATCAGTTTCGATATCGATGGCCTCGATCCCTCGGTCGCCCCCGGCACCGGCACCGTGGAAATGGGTGGCCTGACCTCGGCGCAGGGCCTGGAGATCGTCCGTGGCGCAGCGGGATTGAACATCGTCGGCGGCGACCTGGTCGAGGTATCACCGCCCTACGACCCCAGCGGCAACACTGCCTTGATGGGCGCGACCCTGCTCTACGAGATGCTCTGCGTGCTACCCGGCGTCACCCGCCGCGGCTGA
- a CDS encoding 5-guanidino-2-oxopentanoate decarboxylase, with protein MATDTLTCASLLLTLLNKRYEVDTVFGIPGVHTVELYRGLEASGVRHVTPRHEQGAGFMADGYARATGRPGVCLIITGPGMTNIATAMGQALADSVPMLVISSVNRRDTLGRGQGRLHELPSQQQLLAGVSRFSHTLLDPAALPEVLARAFAVFRSERPGPVHIEIPIDLFDAPAAPPRSWQAPALYRPAPDPQGLALAAQWLHQAERPLVLLGGGCADAPEAARVLVERLDAPTVTTINAKGLLGRSHPLDLGANAALPAVRELAHGADVILAVGTELGETDYDVVFDDGFVLTGQLIRIDLDAQQLVRNQPLALGLVGDAGHSLALLLDHFPHPLAKDGAERTASTLATLGLVEDPAFAPFVPLYEVLQEALPDAILVGDSTAPVYAGNHLVSQPAPRRYFNASTGYGTLGYGLPAALGAQLARPDLPVVALVGDGGVMFTLSELATAVEERLPVVILLWHNAGYEEIRRYMDAHGVERIGVDIQAPDFLTLARGFGCLATHVDSPGALAQALASRPLDGPFLIEVDAHAWQRAIG; from the coding sequence ATGGCAACCGATACCCTGACCTGCGCCAGCCTCCTCCTGACGCTCCTCAACAAGCGCTATGAGGTCGACACCGTCTTCGGCATTCCCGGGGTACACACCGTCGAGCTCTATCGGGGCCTGGAGGCCAGCGGCGTCCGCCACGTCACACCGCGTCACGAGCAGGGTGCCGGCTTCATGGCCGACGGCTACGCACGGGCTACCGGTCGCCCAGGGGTATGCCTGATCATTACCGGCCCCGGCATGACCAATATCGCCACCGCCATGGGGCAGGCACTCGCCGACTCGGTGCCGATGCTGGTGATCTCCAGCGTCAACCGCCGTGACACCCTGGGACGCGGCCAGGGGCGGCTGCACGAACTGCCGAGCCAGCAGCAGCTGCTGGCCGGGGTTTCGCGCTTCAGCCATACGCTGCTCGACCCCGCCGCCCTGCCCGAAGTGCTGGCACGGGCCTTTGCCGTGTTTCGCAGCGAACGGCCCGGCCCGGTGCATATCGAGATCCCCATCGACCTGTTCGATGCCCCCGCAGCACCACCGCGCAGCTGGCAGGCACCGGCACTCTATCGTCCGGCACCGGACCCCCAGGGCCTGGCGTTGGCGGCGCAATGGCTACACCAGGCCGAGCGGCCCCTGGTACTGCTTGGCGGCGGCTGCGCCGATGCGCCCGAAGCGGCACGGGTCCTGGTGGAGCGCCTGGATGCCCCGACGGTCACGACCATCAACGCCAAGGGGCTGCTCGGACGCTCGCACCCGCTGGACCTGGGGGCCAACGCTGCCCTGCCGGCGGTCCGCGAGCTGGCCCACGGGGCCGACGTGATTCTCGCCGTGGGTACCGAGCTCGGCGAGACCGACTACGACGTGGTCTTCGACGACGGCTTCGTCCTCACCGGCCAACTGATCCGAATCGACCTCGACGCCCAGCAGCTGGTGCGCAACCAGCCCCTGGCCCTGGGCCTGGTGGGCGATGCCGGCCACAGCCTTGCGCTGCTGCTCGACCACTTCCCCCACCCCTTGGCCAAGGACGGCGCCGAACGCACGGCCAGTACGCTGGCCACACTCGGGCTGGTGGAGGACCCCGCCTTCGCTCCCTTCGTGCCCCTCTATGAAGTACTGCAGGAGGCCTTGCCCGACGCCATCCTGGTCGGCGACTCCACGGCACCGGTCTATGCCGGCAACCACCTGGTCTCCCAGCCGGCGCCGCGGCGCTATTTCAACGCCTCCACCGGTTACGGCACCCTGGGCTACGGTCTTCCGGCGGCGCTGGGTGCCCAGCTCGCCCGCCCCGACCTGCCGGTGGTCGCCCTGGTCGGTGACGGCGGCGTCATGTTCACCCTCTCCGAGCTTGCCACCGCCGTGGAAGAGCGACTGCCCGTCGTGATCCTGCTGTGGCACAACGCCGGCTATGAGGAGATCCGGCGCTATATGGACGCCCATGGGGTCGAGCGCATCGGTGTCGACATCCAGGCGCCGGATTTCCTGACCCTGGCCCGCGGATTCGGCTGCCTGGCGACCCATGTCGACAGCCCCGGCGCACTGGCCCAGGCATTGGCCAGCCGCCCGCTGGACGGCCCCTTCCTGATCGAGGTGGATGCCCACGCCTGGCAGCGAGCTATCGGTTAG
- a CDS encoding YjiH family protein encodes MSSTESTSEETAAPKPMERQPLDRRNLLRFLIPSLIGVSLFLIPFQVGDTINIGMGLMADGLKALLDGALPAIAVAVLTVSVLATLYVKLGKPAWAEKGVLRDMFHVGPVWFGMRILGAAFALMTFFQFGPEFVTAPFTGGVMLNDLAPVLLTFFFFAALLLPFLVEFGFMEFIGSLVRKPFRVIFNLPGRSAIDATASWMGSGTVGVLITTQQYEKGFYNRREASVIATNFSVVSIAFALLITSFVDLNHMFVQFYFTVVVSGLIAAVIVPRLPPLSRKPDTYYEPVGCQLAEKRTENVGLWRYSLNQAMRRAEHAPGPRELARNALFNVADIFLALLPLVFAIGTVALILAEFTPLFTWLSYPMVPVLELLRIPEAEAAAPATLVGFADMFLPAVLATNIESELTRFVIACLSLTQLIYMSEIGALLMKSKIPLKLWELLAIFLLRTAVTLPIIAFMAHTFFF; translated from the coding sequence ATGTCTTCCACTGAATCGACTTCCGAAGAGACGGCCGCCCCTAAGCCGATGGAGCGCCAACCGCTGGACCGCCGCAATCTGCTACGCTTTCTGATCCCCTCCCTGATCGGGGTCAGCCTGTTCCTGATCCCCTTCCAGGTCGGCGATACCATCAATATCGGCATGGGCCTGATGGCCGATGGCCTCAAGGCGCTGCTCGATGGGGCCCTGCCGGCCATCGCCGTGGCCGTCCTGACGGTCTCGGTGCTCGCCACCCTCTACGTCAAGCTGGGCAAGCCCGCCTGGGCGGAAAAAGGGGTGCTGCGCGACATGTTCCATGTCGGCCCGGTATGGTTCGGCATGCGCATCCTCGGCGCCGCCTTCGCGCTGATGACCTTCTTCCAGTTCGGCCCCGAGTTCGTCACCGCCCCCTTCACCGGCGGCGTGATGCTCAACGACCTGGCCCCGGTGCTGCTCACCTTCTTCTTCTTTGCCGCCCTGCTGCTGCCCTTCCTGGTCGAATTCGGCTTCATGGAGTTCATCGGCAGCCTGGTGCGCAAGCCCTTTCGCGTGATCTTCAACCTGCCCGGGCGCAGCGCCATCGATGCCACCGCGTCCTGGATGGGCTCGGGCACCGTCGGCGTATTGATCACCACCCAGCAGTACGAGAAGGGCTTCTACAACCGACGTGAAGCCTCGGTGATCGCCACCAACTTCTCTGTCGTCTCCATCGCCTTTGCCCTGCTGATCACCAGCTTCGTCGATCTCAATCACATGTTCGTCCAGTTCTACTTCACCGTGGTGGTGTCGGGACTGATCGCTGCCGTGATCGTGCCGCGGCTGCCGCCCCTGTCGCGCAAGCCGGATACCTATTACGAGCCGGTAGGTTGCCAGCTGGCCGAGAAGCGCACCGAAAACGTAGGCCTGTGGCGCTACAGCCTCAACCAGGCGATGCGCCGTGCCGAGCATGCCCCCGGCCCTCGGGAGCTGGCACGCAATGCTCTGTTCAACGTCGCCGATATCTTCCTCGCCCTGCTGCCGCTGGTATTCGCCATCGGCACCGTGGCACTGATACTCGCCGAGTTCACGCCGCTGTTCACCTGGCTCTCCTACCCCATGGTGCCGGTGCTGGAACTGCTGCGCATTCCCGAAGCCGAGGCGGCCGCACCCGCCACCCTGGTCGGCTTTGCCGACATGTTCCTGCCGGCGGTGCTGGCCACCAATATCGAAAGCGAGCTGACCCGCTTCGTGATTGCCTGCCTGTCGCTGACCCAGCTGATCTACATGTCGGAAATCGGCGCGCTGCTGATGAAATCGAAGATTCCGCTCAAACTGTGGGAGCTGCTGGCGATCTTCCTGCTGCGCACCGCGGTGACGCTGCCGATCATCGCCTTCATGGCCCACACCTTCTTCTTCTGA
- a CDS encoding TRAP transporter substrate-binding protein, whose protein sequence is MKIAARATLALAVSLAMATATQASDFEEMDPVTLRLAHVVNEQDGFHIAAVKFQELVAERTEGAVTIDIYPNASLGDERTLLEGMQIGTVDMGVITNGPVANFVEEMAVFELPFLFPSPEAAYEVLDGPIGQELLDKLGEVNLKGLAYAERGFRNLTNSEREVRTPDDIDGLRIRVMENPVYTDTFTELGANAIPMAWTEALTAMQQGTIDGQENPVNVIHSFKLNETQSHMTLSRHTYAPAIFVMGMPVWNNLPEAAQDVLRQAAQEAAEHERRYNAEMEAEQLADLRAAGMQIVDDADLEAFQAAVAPVYEKYGEQFGDYLTRIQEALE, encoded by the coding sequence ATGAAAATCGCAGCACGCGCAACGCTGGCCCTGGCCGTTTCTCTGGCCATGGCGACCGCCACCCAAGCCTCCGACTTCGAGGAGATGGACCCCGTCACCCTTCGCCTGGCCCATGTGGTCAATGAGCAGGACGGCTTTCATATCGCCGCGGTGAAGTTTCAGGAACTGGTCGCCGAACGCACCGAGGGTGCGGTCACCATCGATATCTATCCCAATGCTTCGCTGGGCGACGAGCGCACCCTGCTCGAAGGCATGCAGATCGGCACCGTGGACATGGGCGTGATCACCAACGGACCGGTGGCCAACTTCGTCGAGGAGATGGCGGTATTCGAACTCCCGTTCCTCTTCCCCTCGCCGGAAGCGGCCTATGAGGTGCTCGATGGTCCCATTGGCCAGGAACTCCTCGACAAGCTTGGCGAGGTGAACCTCAAGGGCCTGGCCTATGCCGAGCGCGGCTTTCGCAATCTGACCAACAGCGAGCGTGAGGTCCGCACCCCCGACGATATCGACGGCCTGCGCATCCGCGTGATGGAGAACCCGGTCTATACCGATACCTTCACCGAGCTCGGCGCCAACGCCATCCCCATGGCCTGGACCGAGGCGCTTACCGCCATGCAGCAGGGCACCATCGACGGCCAGGAGAACCCGGTCAACGTCATCCACTCGTTCAAGCTCAACGAGACCCAGTCCCATATGACCCTGTCGCGGCACACCTACGCCCCGGCGATCTTCGTCATGGGCATGCCGGTCTGGAACAACCTGCCGGAGGCAGCCCAGGACGTGCTGCGCCAGGCCGCGCAAGAAGCCGCCGAGCATGAGCGCCGCTACAACGCCGAAATGGAAGCCGAACAGCTCGCCGATCTGCGCGCCGCCGGCATGCAGATCGTCGACGACGCGGACCTAGAAGCCTTCCAGGCTGCCGTGGCACCGGTCTACGAAAAATACGGTGAGCAGTTCGGCGATTATCTGACGCGCATCCAGGAGGCGCTGGAATAG
- a CDS encoding aldehyde dehydrogenase family protein: MQRLDQQFINNHWVASRGERRLTVTNPYTETVIAEVTAGDPADVEAAVAAARRALPAWQVLSGAQRATYLEGFADALTRRRDELVRLSSTNNGKVLAEAGIDLDDAIACYRYYAGLARALDARQGRPVALEMEGVEARCYHDPVGVVGLITPWNFPLVTSAWKLAPALAAGCTAVLKPSEVTPLPERTLAEIAQEIDLPAGVLNLVFGDGEGVGAPLARHPGIDKVSFTGSNRVGEAVMRAAAERTVGVSLELGGKSPIIVMEDADPDQAADWVMAGIYFNAGQICSATSRLIVHEAVAEPLYAALAKRIDALVLGDPLDESSDMGPLTSARQRENVLNYLAVAEREGLVAVRDARHRELPGQGYFVAPTLYRDVPIESRLWREEIFGPVLCARSVANEEEAVALANDSEFGLAATVISDDPRRASRIGRQLQAGSIWLNSEQLVLPQTGWGGFKRSGIGRELGPWGLSAYLEVKHLIGPTGSGDET, from the coding sequence ATGCAACGCCTTGACCAGCAATTCATCAATAACCATTGGGTGGCCTCCCGGGGCGAACGGCGGCTGACGGTGACCAACCCCTACACGGAGACGGTGATCGCCGAGGTCACCGCCGGCGATCCCGCCGATGTCGAGGCCGCCGTGGCCGCGGCACGGCGAGCCCTGCCGGCATGGCAGGTTCTCTCTGGCGCCCAGCGGGCAACCTACCTCGAGGGCTTCGCCGACGCCCTGACCCGACGCCGAGACGAGCTGGTTCGCCTTTCCTCCACCAACAACGGCAAGGTGCTCGCCGAAGCCGGTATCGACCTGGACGACGCCATTGCCTGCTACCGTTACTATGCCGGCCTGGCCCGGGCGCTGGACGCCCGTCAGGGCCGGCCCGTGGCGCTGGAAATGGAAGGCGTCGAGGCTCGCTGCTATCACGACCCGGTGGGCGTGGTGGGACTGATCACGCCCTGGAACTTCCCCCTTGTGACCAGCGCCTGGAAGCTGGCACCGGCCCTGGCGGCGGGCTGCACGGCGGTACTCAAGCCCTCCGAGGTGACCCCGCTGCCCGAACGCACGCTGGCCGAAATCGCCCAGGAGATCGACCTGCCCGCTGGCGTACTCAACCTTGTGTTCGGCGATGGCGAGGGTGTCGGCGCACCGCTTGCCCGACATCCCGGCATCGACAAGGTCTCCTTCACCGGCAGCAACCGGGTCGGCGAAGCGGTCATGCGGGCCGCCGCCGAGCGCACGGTCGGTGTCTCCCTGGAACTGGGCGGCAAGTCGCCGATCATCGTGATGGAGGATGCCGACCCCGACCAGGCCGCCGACTGGGTCATGGCCGGCATCTACTTCAATGCCGGCCAGATCTGCTCGGCCACCTCGCGCCTGATCGTCCATGAAGCCGTTGCCGAGCCGCTCTATGCCGCCCTGGCGAAACGTATCGACGCCCTGGTGCTGGGCGACCCGCTCGACGAGAGCAGCGACATGGGGCCACTGACCAGCGCGCGCCAGCGCGAGAACGTACTGAACTATCTCGCCGTGGCCGAGCGGGAGGGGCTCGTGGCCGTACGCGATGCCAGGCATCGTGAGCTGCCTGGCCAGGGCTACTTCGTGGCGCCCACCCTCTACCGCGACGTGCCGATCGAGAGCCGGCTATGGCGGGAGGAGATCTTCGGCCCGGTGCTCTGCGCACGCAGCGTCGCCAATGAGGAGGAAGCCGTCGCACTGGCCAACGACAGCGAGTTCGGCCTGGCCGCCACAGTAATCAGCGACGACCCTCGGCGGGCTTCTCGCATCGGTCGTCAGCTGCAGGCAGGCAGCATCTGGCTCAACAGCGAACAGCTGGTACTGCCCCAGACCGGCTGGGGCGGCTTCAAGCGCAGCGGCATCGGCCGGGAGCTGGGCCCCTGGGGGCTTTCCGCCTACCTGGAGGTAAAGCACCTGATCGGGCCCACCGGTAGTGGTGACGAAACTTGA
- a CDS encoding TRAP transporter small permease encodes MSSRSQALLRFLQRLEHVLDAVIQPVVFAGMAALIGVITLQIVSRVFFSAVGWTEEVARFLLVWITFLGATLAFQRGRHIAVTFVVEALPGRLQQLLRVAAVLVVLVFMVALIVIGHRYMQAQSFQKSASLRLSMTYVYAIIPISAAIMAWYALVDLVELIVNGPGTTAGIGSGTAEEPPA; translated from the coding sequence GTGTCAAGTCGCTCCCAGGCGCTGCTCAGGTTCCTGCAGCGCCTTGAACACGTCCTCGATGCCGTCATACAGCCCGTGGTCTTTGCGGGCATGGCGGCATTGATCGGCGTGATAACCCTGCAGATCGTCTCGCGCGTCTTCTTCTCCGCCGTCGGCTGGACCGAAGAGGTCGCGCGGTTCCTGCTGGTGTGGATCACCTTCCTTGGCGCCACGCTGGCCTTCCAGCGCGGCCGCCATATCGCCGTGACCTTCGTGGTCGAGGCGCTGCCCGGTCGGCTGCAGCAGCTATTGCGCGTGGCGGCGGTGCTGGTCGTTCTCGTCTTCATGGTCGCACTGATCGTCATAGGTCATCGCTACATGCAGGCGCAGAGCTTCCAGAAATCGGCTTCGCTGCGCCTCTCCATGACCTATGTCTACGCCATTATCCCCATCAGCGCCGCCATCATGGCCTGGTACGCCCTCGTCGACCTGGTCGAGCTGATTGTCAACGGCCCCGGCACGACCGCCGGCATCGGCAGCGGAACCGCCGAGGAACCGCCGGCATGA
- a CDS encoding sigma-54 interaction domain-containing protein, with the protein MSEIDARVVQAIVETANDHFFIVDGSGRVLDVSPGAAAVYGMTREALTSSTVQALEASGVLKPSISMEVMRTGKPAQLMQVTGTGRRVIAEAHPVFVDDRLERIVSRSRDLTDLQLLQDEYALLQKRFSEHLRRSQPGPTEQDGELDETLEALQVRSSVMRELALLLKRVAPSDATVLMLGESGVGKTAFARQLHRWSRRGDGPFIEVNCGAIPENLFESEMFGYQPGAFSGAARQGKAGLLEQAEGGTLFLDELGELPLLMQTKLLKVIQDGTVTRLGDTRPRRVDFRLVVATNQDLASRVEEGAFRLDLYYRLNVIPVTLPPLRERREDIPALVESCLDRLNQRYGRQKLLHGSVWSELMGSEWPGNVRELENWLERAWLSSAGDVIEAPTLGRPVGHAATTDAAVVTPAPLAMAEDESLKAYLARTERQVLATLCEQLSSTYAMAGRLGISQPSVVRKLQRHGLRIERTHR; encoded by the coding sequence ATGAGTGAGATCGATGCGCGGGTCGTGCAGGCCATCGTCGAGACCGCCAATGACCATTTCTTCATCGTTGACGGAAGCGGCCGAGTTCTCGATGTCAGCCCGGGTGCCGCGGCGGTCTACGGGATGACTCGGGAAGCGCTGACCAGTAGTACGGTACAGGCGCTGGAGGCAAGCGGCGTGCTGAAGCCCTCGATCAGCATGGAGGTGATGCGCACGGGCAAGCCGGCCCAGCTGATGCAGGTCACCGGGACCGGCAGGCGGGTCATCGCCGAGGCCCATCCGGTGTTCGTCGATGACAGGCTGGAGCGTATCGTCAGCCGCTCCCGGGATCTCACCGACCTTCAGCTGCTGCAGGATGAATATGCCTTGCTCCAGAAGCGATTCAGCGAGCATCTTCGGCGCAGCCAGCCGGGGCCGACGGAGCAGGATGGCGAGCTGGATGAGACGCTGGAGGCACTGCAGGTGCGTAGCAGCGTGATGCGTGAACTGGCGCTGCTGCTCAAGCGCGTGGCGCCATCCGATGCCACCGTGCTGATGCTGGGCGAGTCCGGGGTCGGCAAGACCGCTTTCGCTCGCCAGCTGCATCGCTGGAGCCGACGCGGCGACGGGCCCTTCATCGAAGTCAACTGCGGTGCCATTCCCGAGAACCTGTTCGAGTCGGAGATGTTCGGCTACCAGCCGGGGGCCTTCAGCGGCGCCGCCCGGCAGGGCAAGGCCGGCCTGCTTGAGCAGGCCGAGGGTGGCACGCTATTTCTCGATGAGCTGGGCGAGCTGCCGCTGCTGATGCAGACCAAGCTGCTCAAGGTGATCCAGGATGGCACCGTCACCCGACTGGGGGACACCCGGCCGCGGCGGGTCGACTTTCGACTGGTGGTGGCGACCAACCAGGACCTGGCTAGCCGGGTCGAGGAGGGGGCCTTCCGGCTGGATCTCTATTACCGGCTCAACGTGATCCCGGTGACGCTGCCACCGCTGCGGGAGCGCCGCGAGGACATACCGGCGCTGGTGGAGTCCTGCCTTGATCGCCTCAACCAGCGCTATGGCCGCCAGAAGTTGCTGCACGGCAGCGTCTGGTCGGAGCTGATGGGCAGCGAATGGCCGGGCAACGTCCGCGAGCTGGAAAACTGGCTCGAACGCGCCTGGCTTTCCAGCGCCGGAGACGTGATCGAAGCCCCTACCCTGGGGCGGCCCGTGGGACACGCTGCAACCACTGATGCTGCTGTCGTTACCCCTGCCCCCCTGGCAATGGCGGAGGACGAGTCGCTGAAGGCGTATCTCGCCCGGACCGAACGCCAGGTGCTGGCGACACTGTGCGAACAGCTGTCGAGTACCTATGCCATGGCCGGGCGGCTGGGCATCAGTCAGCCCAGTGTCGTGCGCAAGCTGCAGCGCCATGGGTTACGTATCGAACGCACCCATCGCTAG
- a CDS encoding pyridoxal phosphate-dependent aminotransferase has protein sequence MPRFPDHLTGSGPSNPFPGIKVLERRIGREIPHRLGSNEGLDMPHRALRERFGDAMAEHVYCYGDSEALGVRQRLSALHGFPLEATLVDAGADSLIALALRTTATAGSTVVSASGTYPTFGYFARGQGCRLIEIPYEERPGVLAPDLDTLLHTAWKEQARLVYLANPDNPSGHLHGDDAIRRLRAELPDDCWLLLDEAYHDFRDDADSTFSREVLPGVIRLRTLSKAHGLAGLRIGYAIAEPDTLEMMMKVRIHYAVSTLTLAAAETVLDHNEEVRQHVSDVKARRQRLADHFSAIGAEVLPSATNFIALRLPSAELGERLNRELLEAGRLIARPAHPDLGHILRITAVEDALQPGRFEILEKALAEMTR, from the coding sequence ATGCCCCGCTTCCCCGACCACCTGACCGGTTCCGGCCCCAGCAATCCCTTCCCCGGCATCAAGGTACTGGAGCGACGCATCGGCCGCGAGATACCCCATCGGCTGGGCTCCAACGAAGGCCTGGACATGCCTCACCGCGCCCTGCGCGAGCGCTTCGGCGATGCCATGGCCGAGCATGTCTACTGCTACGGGGACTCGGAGGCGCTGGGGGTACGGCAACGGCTCAGCGCCCTTCACGGCTTCCCGCTGGAAGCGACCCTGGTGGACGCCGGCGCCGACAGCCTGATCGCACTGGCGCTGCGCACCACCGCCACAGCGGGCTCCACGGTGGTCAGCGCCAGCGGCACCTATCCCACCTTCGGCTACTTCGCCCGGGGCCAGGGCTGCCGCCTGATCGAGATACCCTACGAGGAACGACCGGGTGTTCTCGCCCCGGACCTCGATACTCTTCTCCACACTGCATGGAAAGAGCAGGCCCGCCTCGTCTATCTCGCCAACCCCGACAACCCCAGCGGCCACCTGCACGGTGACGACGCCATCCGCCGACTGCGTGCCGAGCTGCCCGACGACTGCTGGCTGCTGCTGGACGAGGCCTACCACGACTTTCGTGACGACGCCGACTCGACCTTCAGCCGCGAGGTGCTGCCGGGGGTGATTCGCCTGCGCACGCTCTCCAAGGCTCATGGCCTGGCCGGCCTGCGGATCGGCTATGCCATCGCCGAACCCGACACGCTCGAGATGATGATGAAGGTGCGTATCCACTATGCGGTCTCGACCCTGACCCTGGCCGCAGCCGAGACGGTACTGGATCACAACGAGGAGGTGCGCCAGCACGTAAGCGACGTCAAGGCACGCCGCCAGCGGCTTGCCGATCATTTCTCAGCAATCGGTGCCGAGGTGCTGCCCAGCGCCACCAACTTCATCGCTCTACGCCTGCCCAGCGCCGAACTAGGCGAACGACTCAACCGCGAGCTGCTGGAGGCCGGCCGACTCATCGCCCGCCCCGCCCACCCGGACCTGGGTCACATTCTGCGCATCACCGCGGTGGAAGACGCTCTGCAGCCCGGCCGATTCGAGATCCTCGAGAAGGCACTGGCGGAGATGACGCGCTAG